One genomic segment of Vicinamibacterales bacterium includes these proteins:
- the ggt gene encoding gamma-glutamyltransferase encodes MKIRIVVLASAVVLAATGALVVGQQQAAEAPASSRPAMTRPAVAGRNGLVTTGHPIASSAGLQILLKGGNAFDAAAAVGAMAALGEPEMNGIGGNGFMTVFHKATGKVWSLSMAGAAPKALVPGEMTAETLNAGMKAGIVPGNLGGYLSVLERFGTMSIADVFAPAIEYAEQGYPIDPMLAQSIARGRNTLGKYPTTAKIFLPNGEPLKAGELMRNPDYAATLRKLVEAEQQAKAKGASRSAAIQAAFNRFYKGDIAQEFDRFFKANGGVLTAADLAAYTPTWTEPLHTTYRGHDLYSNPATSRGGFEVLMGANLIEAVDLKAAGSGSPAALHAVIESIKISKADIYRYVADPAFVKVPTAGLLSRDFANTRRSLFNPARAIAYPPPGTPDGGPATMPRAGGPAFDDAYDPEQHTTSFSIVDRFGNAVGCTPTLGGLFGSNVVVGNTGLLLNNGMRLGSTSPYPTDANYVGAGKTPILNNSPVVVLKDGALAFVFGTPGGETIGQTEFQVLINLVDFGMPVQDAIEAPRLALDAAPNFYKPGAAITVRVESRVAARTIEALKAMGHTVEVLPGWGSLGHMQVIRVDPRTGAMTAGADPRRTGYAMGY; translated from the coding sequence ATGAAGATCCGAATCGTGGTTCTTGCGTCGGCAGTGGTCCTGGCCGCCACCGGCGCGCTGGTGGTTGGTCAGCAACAGGCGGCCGAGGCGCCGGCCTCGAGCCGTCCCGCGATGACGCGTCCCGCGGTCGCCGGCCGCAACGGCCTGGTCACGACCGGGCATCCGATTGCCTCGTCCGCGGGCCTGCAGATCCTGTTGAAGGGTGGCAATGCCTTCGACGCGGCAGCCGCAGTCGGCGCCATGGCCGCGCTGGGCGAGCCCGAGATGAACGGCATTGGCGGCAACGGCTTCATGACCGTGTTCCACAAGGCCACCGGCAAGGTGTGGTCGCTGTCGATGGCCGGCGCCGCGCCGAAGGCGCTGGTGCCGGGCGAGATGACCGCGGAAACGCTCAACGCCGGCATGAAGGCGGGCATCGTGCCCGGCAACCTGGGCGGATACCTCTCCGTGTTGGAGCGCTTCGGCACCATGAGCATCGCCGACGTGTTCGCGCCCGCCATCGAGTACGCCGAGCAGGGCTATCCGATCGATCCCATGCTGGCGCAGTCGATCGCGCGCGGCCGCAACACCCTCGGCAAGTACCCGACCACGGCGAAGATCTTCCTGCCCAACGGCGAGCCCCTTAAGGCCGGGGAGCTGATGCGCAACCCCGACTACGCGGCCACGCTCCGCAAGCTGGTGGAGGCCGAACAGCAGGCCAAGGCGAAGGGCGCTTCGCGCTCAGCGGCCATCCAGGCCGCGTTCAACCGCTTCTACAAGGGCGACATCGCGCAGGAGTTCGACCGCTTCTTCAAGGCCAACGGCGGCGTGCTCACCGCCGCGGACCTGGCCGCCTACACGCCAACCTGGACCGAGCCCCTGCATACGACCTATCGCGGCCACGACCTCTACAGCAATCCGGCAACGTCGCGCGGCGGCTTCGAAGTGCTGATGGGCGCGAACCTGATCGAAGCCGTGGACCTGAAGGCGGCGGGTTCCGGATCGCCGGCGGCGCTGCATGCCGTGATCGAGTCGATCAAGATCTCGAAGGCCGACATCTACCGCTACGTGGCCGATCCGGCCTTCGTGAAGGTGCCGACGGCCGGGTTGCTGTCGCGAGATTTCGCCAACACGCGCCGGTCTCTCTTCAACCCGGCGCGGGCAATCGCCTATCCGCCGCCGGGCACGCCCGACGGTGGGCCCGCCACCATGCCGAGGGCCGGCGGCCCCGCGTTTGACGACGCCTACGATCCCGAACAGCACACCACCTCGTTTTCGATCGTCGATCGGTTCGGCAACGCGGTGGGCTGCACGCCCACGCTGGGTGGACTGTTCGGCAGCAACGTCGTGGTGGGGAACACCGGGCTTCTGCTCAACAACGGCATGCGCCTCGGCTCGACGTCACCCTACCCGACCGATGCGAACTACGTGGGCGCGGGGAAGACTCCCATCCTGAACAACTCACCGGTCGTCGTGCTCAAAGACGGCGCGCTGGCGTTTGTCTTCGGCACGCCGGGCGGCGAGACGATTGGGCAGACCGAGTTCCAGGTGCTGATCAACCTGGTGGATTTCGGGATGCCGGTACAGGACGCGATCGAGGCGCCGCGCCTCGCGCTGGATGCGGCCCCGAATTTCTACAAGCCCGGCGCCGCCATCACCGTGCGGGTCGAGAGCCGCGTTGCGGCCAGGACCATCGAGGCGCTGAAGGCGATGGGGCACACGGTGGAGGTGTTGCCCGGATGGGGGAGCCTCGGTCACATGCAGGTGATTCGCGTCGATCCCAGGACGGGTGCGATGACGGCAGGCGCCGACCCGCGACGAACCGGTTACGCGATGGGGTACTGA
- a CDS encoding two-component regulator propeller domain-containing protein encodes MAAATPAAAQYRIDRWTTDNGLPTNSVTSVLQTRDGFLWMTTYGGLVRFDGANLKTYNTENTPGLRTGRLISLYESRDGALWITTEGLGITRFAGGRFASYSTADGLPDNEVGAVFEQPDGTLIVDTRRGAVKWERGGFAPETSLPSRGDRGRTILGRSMAGAIWFRDGNGIHRFEGGRITRTLSLDIDPVSAYEDRAGRLWLQLKVVDGDRTRQLACVCDGRLVRYTARDGIPRFGTIAWSEDREGHVWFGFRSNAGLLRYDGQRFMHLTTADGLPGPNVEMVFQDREGTHWAPTDGGLARLTARPLTSYSAADGLETNNTYVVYEDRRGDIWIGGWAGLTRYRDGRFEAMAAAYGVVRQNVTSILEDRGGALWLGVWDGGIRLIKNGRVAALPSPVGIVTRAIYQGRGSEVWFGGREGLARYRDGVFTPVVTGYPGGEVQVLFEDRDGALWIGTDSGVARYRDGVFTKFGERDGIAGQPIVRAIHQDADGTLWFGTYDSGLLRFRDGRFSRITTRDGLFATGAFQIVEDAQQRFWMTSNVGVYRVSRRELDDFAAGKTRRVTSVAYGTRDGMLHSECNGGTQPAGVSTRDGRIWFPTQQGVVVIDPGTIPVNTQPPPVVITQSIVANEPVAARDRIEIRSGPTALELHFAALTFVRPEQSRFRFKMEGLDEDWIDAGGERTARYAQLPYGNFEFRVIAANRDGVWNTEGARLAVVVVPPFYRTRWFFTVLLIGAAAIGFAVHTWRMKLLRREQDLQQAFSRQLIDSQEAERKRIAAGLHDGLQQSLLVIKNWTQIGQAAASADQAAGQRLREIDDAASQALSEVRDIVHDLTPYQLDRLGLAQAVADMVGTVSASSSIQFACDVSGLQGQLGQEAELTLFRIIQEAISNVVKHSGARAASVTIASDAVAVRVRIQDDGHGFEASPTASRRGSGGGFGLFGISERVGMIGGRLHVESTAGKGTTVAIDLPIGGASR; translated from the coding sequence TTGGCCGCCGCCACGCCTGCCGCCGCGCAGTATCGAATCGACCGCTGGACCACCGACAACGGCCTGCCAACCAATTCGGTCACATCCGTCCTCCAGACCCGCGACGGTTTTCTGTGGATGACCACCTACGGCGGCCTGGTCCGTTTCGACGGCGCCAACTTGAAGACCTACAACACCGAGAACACGCCGGGGCTGCGCACCGGGCGGCTGATCTCGCTCTACGAGAGCCGGGACGGCGCGTTGTGGATCACGACCGAGGGCCTGGGCATCACCCGGTTTGCCGGCGGCCGGTTCGCCTCGTATTCCACCGCCGACGGCCTGCCCGACAACGAAGTGGGCGCGGTGTTCGAGCAGCCAGACGGCACGCTGATCGTGGACACGAGGCGGGGCGCGGTGAAGTGGGAACGCGGCGGGTTCGCGCCCGAGACCTCCCTGCCCAGCCGCGGCGACCGCGGCCGCACCATCCTCGGGCGCTCGATGGCGGGCGCGATCTGGTTTCGCGATGGCAACGGCATTCACCGGTTCGAGGGCGGGCGGATCACGCGCACGTTGTCGCTCGACATCGACCCGGTGAGCGCCTACGAGGACCGTGCCGGCCGGCTGTGGCTGCAGCTGAAGGTCGTGGACGGCGATCGCACCCGCCAGCTCGCGTGCGTGTGCGACGGGCGGCTGGTTCGCTACACCGCCAGGGACGGCATCCCGAGGTTCGGCACGATCGCGTGGTCGGAGGACCGCGAGGGCCACGTCTGGTTCGGGTTTCGCAGCAATGCCGGGCTGCTGCGCTACGACGGCCAGCGCTTCATGCACCTGACTACCGCCGACGGCCTTCCCGGACCGAACGTGGAGATGGTGTTCCAGGATCGCGAGGGCACGCACTGGGCGCCCACGGATGGCGGGCTGGCGCGGTTGACCGCCCGCCCGCTCACGTCATATTCAGCTGCCGACGGGCTCGAGACCAACAACACCTACGTCGTCTACGAGGATCGGCGCGGCGACATCTGGATTGGCGGTTGGGCCGGGCTCACGCGCTATCGCGACGGCCGCTTCGAGGCGATGGCCGCCGCCTACGGCGTGGTGCGGCAGAACGTCACGTCGATCCTGGAAGACCGCGGCGGCGCGCTCTGGCTGGGCGTCTGGGACGGCGGCATCCGGCTCATCAAGAACGGGCGGGTGGCCGCGTTGCCGAGTCCCGTCGGGATCGTAACGCGTGCCATCTACCAGGGCCGGGGTTCCGAGGTGTGGTTCGGGGGGCGGGAAGGCCTCGCGCGCTACCGCGACGGCGTGTTCACTCCCGTCGTCACCGGCTACCCCGGCGGCGAAGTGCAGGTGCTCTTCGAAGATCGCGACGGCGCCCTGTGGATTGGCACCGACTCGGGCGTGGCCCGCTACCGTGACGGCGTGTTCACGAAGTTCGGCGAGCGCGACGGCATCGCCGGCCAGCCGATCGTCCGCGCCATTCACCAGGACGCCGACGGCACGTTGTGGTTTGGCACCTACGACAGCGGGCTCCTGCGGTTTCGCGATGGCCGCTTCAGCCGCATCACCACACGCGACGGCCTGTTTGCGACCGGCGCCTTCCAGATCGTCGAGGACGCGCAGCAGCGTTTCTGGATGACCTCCAACGTCGGCGTCTATCGCGTGTCGCGGCGGGAGCTCGACGACTTTGCCGCCGGCAAGACTCGTCGCGTCACTTCGGTGGCCTATGGCACGCGCGACGGGATGCTGCACTCGGAATGCAACGGCGGCACCCAGCCGGCTGGTGTCTCGACCCGGGATGGCCGCATCTGGTTTCCGACGCAGCAGGGTGTGGTGGTCATCGATCCCGGGACCATCCCGGTCAACACCCAGCCGCCGCCCGTGGTGATCACGCAGTCGATTGTCGCCAACGAGCCGGTGGCCGCGCGGGATCGCATCGAGATTCGCTCGGGACCGACCGCGCTCGAACTGCACTTTGCGGCCCTCACGTTCGTGCGTCCCGAGCAGTCGCGGTTTCGCTTCAAGATGGAAGGCCTCGACGAAGACTGGATTGACGCCGGCGGCGAGCGCACGGCCCGGTATGCGCAGCTGCCCTACGGCAACTTCGAGTTCCGCGTGATTGCCGCCAACCGCGACGGCGTGTGGAACACCGAGGGCGCGCGGCTCGCCGTGGTCGTGGTGCCGCCGTTCTACCGGACCCGGTGGTTCTTCACCGTGCTGCTGATCGGCGCCGCCGCGATCGGGTTCGCGGTGCACACCTGGCGCATGAAGCTGCTCCGGCGCGAACAGGATCTGCAGCAGGCGTTCTCGCGTCAGCTGATCGACTCGCAGGAGGCCGAGCGCAAGCGCATTGCCGCCGGCCTTCACGACGGCCTGCAGCAGAGCCTGCTTGTGATCAAGAACTGGACGCAGATCGGGCAGGCGGCCGCCTCGGCCGACCAGGCCGCGGGGCAACGCTTGCGCGAGATCGACGACGCCGCGTCGCAAGCCCTGAGTGAAGTGCGCGACATCGTGCACGACCTCACGCCGTACCAGCTCGATCGCCTGGGCCTGGCCCAGGCGGTGGCCGACATGGTGGGCACCGTGTCGGCATCATCGTCAATCCAGTTCGCGTGCGACGTCTCGGGGCTCCAGGGGCAACTGGGTCAGGAGGCGGAACTGACCCTGTTCCGCATCATCCAGGAGGCCATCAGCAACGTGGTAAAGCACTCGGGCGCGCGCGCGGCCTCCGTGACGATTGCGTCCGATGCCGTCGCGGTTCGCGTTCGCATCCAGGATGACGGCCACGGGTTCGAGGCGTCGCCGACCGCGTCGCGGCGCGGCAGCGGCGGTGGATTCGGATTGTTCGGCATATCGGAGCGGGTCGGGATGATCGGCGGCCGGCTCCACGTCGAATCGACCGCCGGCAAGGGGACCACGGTGGCGATTGATCTGCCCATCGGCGGAGCGTCGCGATGA
- a CDS encoding HYR domain-containing protein, producing the protein MKRVVSRLLFAAFTSAIGLVDPVQSQAQGADTYSLPIIVRDVVAGAQAPPAGTPAHPDFEWPPTGVVTGEVLPTLVVNPQTYLGAIRPSPAATTFGAGTFETWFANTLYNASVVGSAPLFHVSTEQITMTHLASGVYQFKDTTFDPLNGRGFGNYPGVDRNYHFTVEAHPKFIYHATAGYQPMLRACSDDSMWIFINGTLVVDLGGVRNVACGQVDVASLGLQDSQAYSLDIFYADRTTSTSHFELTTNLPLYMPWIDSTPPAAGVSTVTLEAVGPSGADVQEATLGALDGTGGPATQQVPTMCLEPFGAYPVGTHQFHCTAADAWGNQTSFVSEVTVRDTHAPAVAGADNISVEAGGVATSVTWTDPVATDSVDADVAVTCSPASGSAFAVGATTVSCSAVDAAGNRGSTSFSVTVVDSTPPVVTPPADLTATATDATGMVITWPAVTAADLVDGNLIAACAPASGSLFQIGVTTVTCAATDAHGNISQVAFRVTVVEPPPPPPSTTDTDHDGVDDNTDPFDQSDLAPFVRVGSCTTRVANRLLPTGATFNDLIAAALAGARHHGGGVSAVAKLARAWERARLITGREHGLITSCAGRDDDRHHDHRDGDTCDHERGRNGHKKGDGCDHERRGKK; encoded by the coding sequence ATGAAACGCGTTGTCTCGCGACTCCTGTTTGCCGCCTTCACCAGCGCGATCGGCCTGGTCGATCCCGTCCAATCGCAGGCACAGGGGGCTGATACCTACTCTCTCCCCATCATCGTGCGCGACGTGGTCGCCGGCGCCCAGGCGCCGCCGGCCGGAACGCCCGCGCACCCCGACTTCGAGTGGCCACCGACGGGCGTGGTGACTGGCGAGGTGCTGCCCACCCTCGTCGTCAACCCGCAGACCTACCTGGGAGCCATCAGGCCTTCGCCCGCCGCCACAACGTTCGGCGCGGGGACGTTCGAGACCTGGTTCGCGAACACGCTCTATAACGCCTCGGTTGTCGGGAGTGCACCGCTGTTCCACGTGTCCACCGAGCAGATCACGATGACACACCTGGCGTCAGGGGTGTACCAGTTCAAGGACACGACGTTCGACCCGCTGAACGGCCGCGGTTTCGGCAACTATCCGGGCGTCGATCGGAACTACCACTTCACGGTGGAGGCCCACCCGAAATTCATCTACCACGCGACCGCTGGCTATCAGCCGATGCTGAGAGCGTGTTCGGACGATTCAATGTGGATCTTCATCAACGGCACGCTGGTCGTGGATTTGGGCGGCGTGCGCAACGTCGCGTGCGGCCAGGTGGATGTGGCCAGCCTGGGGCTTCAGGATTCGCAGGCCTACTCGCTCGACATCTTCTATGCCGACCGGACCACAAGCACGTCGCATTTCGAGTTGACCACCAACCTGCCGCTCTACATGCCGTGGATCGACAGCACGCCTCCGGCGGCGGGCGTCAGCACCGTCACGCTCGAGGCGGTCGGACCGTCTGGCGCCGACGTGCAGGAGGCCACGCTGGGCGCCCTCGATGGCACCGGCGGACCTGCCACACAGCAGGTCCCCACGATGTGTCTCGAGCCCTTCGGCGCCTACCCGGTCGGCACCCACCAGTTTCACTGCACCGCGGCGGATGCGTGGGGCAATCAAACCTCCTTCGTGTCGGAGGTCACCGTGCGCGACACTCACGCGCCCGCGGTGGCAGGCGCGGACAACATCAGCGTCGAAGCCGGCGGCGTCGCGACCAGCGTGACGTGGACCGATCCCGTTGCGACCGACAGCGTCGATGCCGATGTCGCGGTGACCTGTTCGCCAGCGAGCGGCTCGGCCTTCGCGGTGGGTGCGACGACGGTTTCGTGCAGTGCGGTTGACGCCGCCGGCAATCGCGGCAGCACGAGCTTCTCCGTGACCGTCGTCGATTCGACACCGCCGGTCGTGACGCCGCCGGCCGACCTCACTGCCACTGCCACGGACGCCACCGGGATGGTGATCACCTGGCCGGCGGTCACGGCCGCGGACCTCGTTGACGGCAATCTGATCGCGGCGTGCGCGCCCGCGAGCGGTTCGCTGTTCCAGATTGGCGTGACCACGGTCACCTGCGCGGCCACCGACGCCCACGGCAACATCAGTCAAGTGGCGTTCCGTGTGACGGTAGTCGAGCCACCACCACCGCCGCCCTCGACGACGGATACGGATCACGACGGCGTCGATGACAACACCGACCCCTTCGACCAGTCGGACCTGGCGCCCTTTGTCCGCGTGGGCTCATGCACCACGCGGGTGGCCAATCGGCTGCTGCCGACCGGTGCGACGTTCAACGACCTGATCGCAGCTGCCCTGGCCGGAGCGCGCCATCACGGTGGCGGCGTCAGCGCGGTGGCCAAATTGGCCAGGGCCTGGGAACGGGCGCGGCTCATCACCGGGCGCGAACACGGCCTGATCACGTCTTGCGCGGGCCGGGATGACGACCGCCACCACGACCATCGTGATGGCGACACGTGCGATCACGAGCGTGGCAGAAACGGCCACAAGAAAGGCGACGGCTGCGACCACGAGCGGCGCGGCAAAAAGTGA
- a CDS encoding response regulator transcription factor produces MSGKAAVRVLLADDHPVFRMGLRLVLDAAPGVTVVAEAENGDVALTRIQETLPDVAVLDLEMPGKDGIEVALAVQQLRLPVKAVLLTAHKDAGLVNKALDSGLDGYLLKDAAASQILECVRQVRDGQRYVSPQLSALLLARRQRADALETATPGLADLTPAERQVLALVAQGKTSREIGEVLFISPRTVEHHRANIGDKLKLRGVNALITFAIAHRSELS; encoded by the coding sequence ATGAGCGGCAAGGCGGCAGTTCGCGTGCTGCTGGCCGACGACCACCCGGTGTTCCGCATGGGCCTGCGCCTGGTGCTCGACGCGGCGCCCGGCGTGACCGTGGTCGCGGAGGCCGAAAACGGTGACGTCGCGCTCACCCGCATCCAGGAGACCCTGCCGGACGTGGCCGTGCTCGACCTGGAGATGCCCGGCAAGGACGGCATCGAGGTGGCGCTGGCGGTGCAGCAGTTGCGGTTGCCGGTGAAGGCGGTGCTGCTGACGGCGCACAAGGACGCGGGACTCGTGAACAAGGCGCTCGACTCGGGGCTGGACGGCTACCTGCTGAAGGATGCCGCCGCCAGCCAGATCCTTGAGTGTGTCCGCCAGGTGCGGGACGGCCAGCGCTACGTCAGCCCGCAACTGTCGGCGCTGCTGCTGGCGCGCCGGCAGAGGGCTGACGCGCTGGAGACCGCGACACCGGGCCTCGCGGACCTCACGCCGGCCGAGCGCCAGGTGCTCGCGCTGGTGGCCCAGGGCAAGACCAGCCGCGAGATTGGCGAGGTTCTGTTCATCAGCCCGCGAACGGTGGAGCACCATCGCGCGAACATCGGCGACAAGCTGAAGCTGCGCGGCGTCAACGCGCTCATCACCTTCGCCATCGCCCATCGATCCGAACTGTCGTGA